A part of Parvimonas micra genomic DNA contains:
- a CDS encoding RluA family pseudouridine synthase, with amino-acid sequence MAELKYISDKKIRCDVFLSEKISNLSRTSIQKLIKGKLVFVNGKNIKPNVILEIGDEITVSIPDKKEITLVAEDIDLDIVYEDDYIIIINKPRNMVVHPAVGNEKHTLVNALLNHCKLSMINSERPGIVHRLDKDTTGLIICAKDDETHLKLVEMFANREINKKYLAICNGSFSKENGLIDKPIGRDEKDRKKMSVKSKSGKAAITEYNVLISNLKYSLVDVTLHTGRTHQIRVHFSSLNHPIIGDETYGKKNEKIKANGQMLHSYYLEFSHPITDENLSFTVLPDEYFFSILNKTGLKFNEELLCKAKD; translated from the coding sequence TTGGCAGAATTAAAATATATTAGTGATAAAAAAATTAGATGTGATGTTTTTTTATCTGAAAAAATTTCTAATTTATCAAGGACTTCAATTCAAAAATTGATAAAGGGAAAATTAGTTTTTGTTAATGGAAAAAATATAAAGCCTAATGTAATTTTAGAAATAGGAGATGAAATTACAGTTTCTATTCCCGATAAAAAAGAAATTACATTGGTCGCGGAAGATATAGACTTAGATATTGTATATGAAGATGATTATATTATAATTATAAATAAACCGAGAAATATGGTTGTTCATCCGGCTGTGGGAAATGAGAAGCATACTTTGGTTAATGCTCTTTTAAATCATTGTAAATTATCAATGATTAATTCCGAAAGACCTGGAATTGTTCACAGACTTGATAAGGATACAACAGGTCTTATAATCTGTGCAAAGGACGATGAAACACATTTAAAATTGGTTGAAATGTTTGCTAATAGAGAAATTAATAAAAAATATTTGGCAATTTGTAATGGAAGTTTTTCAAAAGAAAATGGACTTATAGATAAGCCTATTGGTAGAGATGAAAAAGATAGAAAAAAGATGAGTGTAAAAAGCAAATCAGGAAAAGCAGCTATTACAGAATACAATGTTTTAATTTCAAATTTAAAATATTCATTAGTTGATGTAACTCTACATACTGGTAGAACTCATCAGATAAGAGTTCATTTTAGTAGCCTTAATCATCCTATCATAGGAGATGAAACTTATGGAAAAAAAAATGAAAAGATAAAGGCGAATGGACAGATGTTACATTCTTATTATCTTGAGTTTTCACACCCAATTACAGATGAAAATTTAAGTTTTACAGTTTTACCTGATGAATATTTTTTTAGTATTTTAAATAAAACAGGGTTGAAATTTAATGAGGAGTTATTATGCAAAGCGAAAGATTAA
- a CDS encoding HAD family hydrolase, which produces MGNVAAFFDIDGTIARESLMIEHFKRLIKYEILDESIWVDNVKQLYMEYVNRYGAYDAYIEALSEKYRSDLKGFDVRYNKFIAEQSIRKVFERVYVFSRNQLEFHRSNGHLIFFISGSPDFLVKEMAEKYNVTEFRATKYLYDEYGKFTGEIVPMWHSEGKDKVCNEIIEKYDIDTEKSYAYGDTTGDLSMLRRFGNAYTINPSKKLLERIKKDEELSKKVNVIVERKDVIYKLKADVTTL; this is translated from the coding sequence ATGGGTAATGTAGCCGCATTTTTTGATATTGACGGAACTATCGCAAGAGAATCACTTATGATTGAACACTTTAAAAGACTTATAAAATATGAGATTTTAGATGAAAGTATTTGGGTTGATAATGTAAAACAATTATATATGGAGTATGTTAATAGATATGGAGCTTATGATGCTTATATTGAAGCACTTTCTGAAAAGTATAGAAGCGACTTAAAAGGATTTGATGTAAGATATAATAAATTTATTGCAGAACAATCCATTAGAAAAGTATTTGAAAGAGTTTATGTGTTCTCAAGAAATCAATTGGAATTTCATAGATCTAATGGACATCTAATCTTTTTTATTTCAGGCAGTCCTGATTTTTTGGTTAAGGAAATGGCTGAAAAATATAATGTTACAGAATTTAGAGCAACAAAATATTTATATGATGAATACGGAAAATTTACCGGAGAAATTGTACCGATGTGGCATAGCGAGGGAAAAGACAAGGTCTGTAATGAAATTATTGAAAAATATGATATAGACACTGAAAAATCTTATGCCTATGGAGATACAACCGGAGACTTATCAATGCTTAGAAGATTTGGTAATGCTTATACAATTAATCCGTCAAAAAAATTGTTAGAAAGAATAAAAAAGGATGAAGAACTTTCAAAAAAAGTAAATGTAATAGTTGAGAGAAAAGACGTTATTTATAAGTTAAAAGCTGATGTAACAACTTTATAA
- a CDS encoding MATE family efflux transporter, which produces MKKINLLDNKIYRNLVMMSIPIMTTSFIQMSYTLMDTFWVGKLGTEAIAGVGIVAFIMWFANSLVLVSKTGIEIGVAYSVGSRDDKQFRKYIDTSVAINLFMSITFGILLYIFRLDIIKFFNIKSEVVISLANSYLKIVLLGLPFTFLNPLFSGVFNGSGNSKVPFIANSIGLIVNIILDPILIYGFFGLPEFGVSGAAIATTLSQIIVTSIFMIFSILDGRILKGINLVKNFNNPTFKEVLRLGVPTAFKSCIFAFISTILLRIIANWGENAVAAENVAVQIEAINWMTVEGFSIALCALIAQNYGAKNYENIASGYKKGLRIILGIGVFCSFFLFFSSDYIIKLFIRDDLNTIRMGVSYLKVLAFSEIFLALEIGISGMFNGLKNTKTPTVISTFSNALRIPLAYLVFYLKLDIAYIWAVISFCTFLKGILNYIFFKKFIRENFDFKL; this is translated from the coding sequence ATGAAAAAAATAAATTTATTAGATAATAAAATCTATAGAAATTTAGTAATGATGTCTATTCCAATAATGACAACTTCATTTATCCAGATGTCTTACACTTTAATGGATACATTTTGGGTTGGAAAACTTGGAACCGAAGCAATTGCCGGAGTAGGAATAGTAGCATTTATTATGTGGTTTGCAAATTCTTTGGTTTTAGTTTCAAAGACAGGAATAGAAATAGGGGTTGCGTATAGTGTAGGTTCTAGGGATGATAAACAATTTAGAAAATATATCGACACTTCGGTTGCCATAAATTTATTTATGTCTATAACATTTGGAATATTATTATATATTTTTAGACTTGATATAATTAAATTTTTCAATATAAAAAGCGAAGTAGTAATTTCACTTGCAAATAGCTATTTAAAGATTGTTCTATTAGGACTGCCTTTTACTTTTTTAAATCCGCTATTTTCAGGAGTTTTTAATGGTTCAGGAAATAGTAAAGTTCCTTTTATAGCAAATTCAATCGGTCTTATTGTAAATATAATTCTAGATCCGATTTTGATTTATGGATTCTTTGGATTACCTGAGTTTGGGGTTAGTGGAGCTGCAATTGCTACTACTCTATCTCAAATTATTGTTACAAGTATTTTTATGATATTTTCAATTTTAGACGGAAGAATCCTTAAAGGAATAAATTTAGTTAAAAATTTTAACAATCCAACCTTTAAGGAAGTTTTAAGACTAGGTGTTCCAACAGCTTTTAAATCCTGTATATTTGCTTTTATCTCAACTATTTTACTTAGAATAATAGCTAATTGGGGTGAAAATGCAGTTGCTGCTGAGAATGTTGCAGTACAAATTGAAGCTATAAACTGGATGACTGTTGAAGGCTTTTCCATTGCACTTTGTGCTTTGATAGCACAAAATTATGGAGCAAAAAATTATGAAAATATAGCTTCCGGTTATAAAAAAGGACTTAGGATAATTTTAGGAATTGGAGTTTTCTGTTCATTCTTTCTGTTTTTTTCATCAGATTATATAATCAAATTATTTATAAGAGATGATTTAAATACAATTAGAATGGGTGTTAGTTATTTAAAAGTTTTAGCCTTTTCGGAGATATTTTTAGCACTTGAAATTGGAATTTCAGGGATGTTTAACGGGCTTAAAAACACAAAAACTCCAACGGTGATAAGCACTTTTTCAAATGCTCTAAGAATTCCTTTAGCTTACTTGGTTTTTTATCTAAAATTGGATATAGCTTATATTTGGGCTGTAATTTCTTTTTGTACTTTTTTAAAAGGAATACTAAATTATATTTTCTTTAAGAAATTTATTAGAGAAAATTTTGATTTTAAGTTATAA
- a CDS encoding GrpB family protein, with the protein MSKKLNEMSLEELWEIFPIFLVEHNDEWKTWYEDEKLNILSLIPSEKIYRISHIGSTYIPTIWAKNIVDILLEIKNNEDLKFVKEILLKNNWLCMSEDEKRISMNKGYTEKGFAKKVFHLHIRLAGDNDELYFRDYLFENSKIAKEYERLKLSLWKKFEHNRDAYTESKGEFIKKYTEIAKKKYGKRY; encoded by the coding sequence ATGAGTAAAAAATTAAATGAAATGAGTTTAGAGGAATTATGGGAAATTTTTCCAATATTTCTAGTTGAACATAATGATGAATGGAAAACTTGGTATGAAGATGAAAAACTAAATATTTTATCTTTAATTCCAAGCGAAAAAATTTACAGAATTTCACATATAGGAAGTACATATATTCCTACAATATGGGCAAAAAACATTGTAGATATTCTTTTAGAGATTAAGAATAATGAAGATTTAAAGTTTGTAAAAGAGATATTATTAAAAAATAATTGGCTTTGTATGAGTGAAGATGAAAAGAGAATTTCTATGAATAAAGGCTATACTGAAAAAGGATTTGCTAAAAAAGTATTTCATTTGCATATAAGATTAGCAGGAGATAATGATGAATTGTATTTTAGAGATTATTTATTTGAAAATTCTAAAATTGCAAAAGAGTATGAAAGACTAAAATTATCTCTGTGGAAAAAATTTGAACATAATCGAGATGCTTATACAGAATCAAAAGGAGAATTTATTAAAAAATATACTGAGATTGCAAAGAAAAAATATGGAAAAAGATATTAA
- a CDS encoding peptidylprolyl isomerase: MKQLEMPKNGEKVYIMKTNVGEISLRLFNEVAPKACENFITLAKRGYYNGVIFHRVIRDFMIQGGDPTGTGMGGESIWGESFEDEFDANFRNYRGALSMANAGPNTNGSQFFIVQNSKISDDYVNYLKNSDKKVYPDEVVETYEKNGGAFWLDFKHTVFGQVFKGMEVVDEIANTYCSNDKPVEDIVILSIEEKVFEG; this comes from the coding sequence ATGAAACAATTAGAAATGCCTAAAAATGGTGAAAAAGTTTATATAATGAAAACAAATGTGGGAGAAATTTCTCTAAGATTATTTAATGAAGTTGCTCCTAAGGCTTGTGAAAATTTTATTACATTGGCTAAAAGAGGATATTATAACGGAGTTATTTTCCATAGGGTTATTAGAGATTTTATGATTCAAGGTGGAGATCCAACAGGTACTGGAATGGGTGGAGAAAGTATTTGGGGAGAATCCTTTGAAGATGAGTTTGATGCTAATTTTAGAAATTATAGAGGGGCCTTGTCAATGGCAAATGCTGGACCAAATACAAATGGAAGTCAATTTTTTATAGTTCAAAATAGTAAAATTTCTGATGATTATGTAAATTATTTAAAAAATTCAGATAAAAAAGTTTATCCTGATGAAGTTGTTGAAACTTATGAAAAAAATGGTGGAGCTTTTTGGTTAGATTTTAAGCATACTGTTTTTGGACAAGTTTTTAAAGGAATGGAAGTAGTTGATGAGATAGCAAATACTTACTGTTCAAATGATAAGCCGGTAGAAGATATTGTAATTTTATCAATTGAAGAAAAAGTTTTTGAGGGTTAA
- a CDS encoding patatin family protein, whose translation MNNKVALVIEGGAMRGAFLKGVLDCFKENEIKFPYIVGVSAGAITGFEFFSGIEFDVNKLFQEFLKNMELLKNSSEPIDLKSTVNSIFNFPEFDKSLDGDFEAGVTSLIDGSYKFFSAKDAKNTSDMVDKIIASSSLPDMAKFVVIDGIPYFDGGMYNSNPLERAIEKGYEKYVILLTRNRGYRREDSDVSDRVKYAYKDYPKFIESMKNEKYKYNETMDLVDKLEAEDKALVFAPVNPLKFKSFTTNMQDVVDLYKEGYMVASQNIEKVKKFV comes from the coding sequence ATGAATAATAAAGTTGCATTGGTTATTGAAGGCGGAGCAATGAGAGGAGCTTTTTTAAAAGGAGTTTTAGATTGCTTTAAAGAAAATGAAATTAAATTTCCATATATTGTAGGAGTATCTGCAGGAGCTATTACAGGCTTTGAATTTTTTAGTGGAATAGAGTTTGATGTTAATAAATTGTTTCAAGAGTTTTTGAAAAATATGGAATTATTAAAGAATTCTTCTGAGCCTATTGATTTGAAATCAACAGTTAATAGTATTTTTAATTTTCCTGAATTTGATAAAAGTTTAGATGGAGATTTTGAAGCAGGGGTAACTTCTTTAATTGATGGCAGTTATAAATTCTTTTCAGCAAAAGATGCAAAAAACACTTCAGATATGGTTGATAAGATAATAGCTTCATCTTCTCTTCCAGATATGGCAAAATTTGTAGTGATTGATGGAATTCCTTATTTTGATGGAGGAATGTATAATAGCAATCCACTTGAAAGAGCAATTGAAAAAGGTTATGAAAAGTACGTAATTTTACTAACTAGAAATAGAGGTTATAGAAGAGAGGATTCTGATGTTAGTGATAGAGTAAAGTATGCTTATAAAGATTATCCTAAATTTATTGAATCAATGAAAAATGAAAAATATAAATATAACGAAACTATGGATTTAGTAGATAAACTAGAAGCAGAAGATAAAGCATTAGTTTTTGCACCGGTTAATCCTTTAAAATTTAAATCATTTACAACTAATATGCAAGATGTTGTAGATTTATATAAGGAAGGATATATGGTTGCAAGTCAAAATATTGAAAAGGTTAAAAAATTTGTTTAG
- a CDS encoding Hsp33 family molecular chaperone HslO: MAKILRCIDEHNSMRFFFAFTDDIVKDFEKLQKSSISANIEMGKVLTMNALLYSDFKNDTDSIDLKLKTNGECGLIISKLYNNSFITGYLENKNLSKYDKIYEKGKSSKDFIGDKGILVLIKDLGLKAPYVGQTSIISPNISENFTNYFSASNQTVTSIDLQVKKVEDDYISFGFMMELLPNYTEKDLSQFTIYSDMFKTELDNYLASKTDDISFYDYIVSILKIFNIRIIEEKIIHYRCNCSEEKIDNMLLGLGKKELNDIIEDGKDIEISCNFCGKKYKKSIEHIKNLLNKL, translated from the coding sequence ATGGCAAAAATATTAAGATGTATTGATGAACATAATTCTATGAGATTTTTCTTTGCTTTTACAGATGATATAGTAAAAGATTTTGAAAAATTACAAAAGAGCTCTATCAGTGCAAATATTGAAATGGGAAAAGTTTTAACGATGAATGCGTTACTTTATTCCGATTTTAAAAATGATACTGACTCAATTGATTTAAAGTTAAAGACTAATGGTGAATGTGGTCTTATAATTTCAAAATTATACAATAATTCATTTATAACAGGATATTTGGAAAATAAAAACTTAAGTAAATATGATAAAATATATGAAAAAGGAAAATCTTCAAAAGATTTTATAGGCGATAAGGGAATACTTGTTTTGATAAAGGATTTAGGTCTTAAAGCTCCATATGTTGGACAAACAAGTATAATTTCTCCAAATATTAGTGAAAATTTTACCAATTATTTCAGCGCATCCAATCAAACTGTTACTTCTATTGATTTGCAAGTAAAAAAAGTTGAAGATGATTATATTTCTTTTGGATTTATGATGGAACTTTTGCCGAATTATACTGAAAAAGATTTATCACAATTTACTATCTATTCAGATATGTTTAAAACTGAATTAGATAATTATTTAGCTTCAAAAACTGATGATATAAGTTTTTATGACTATATTGTTTCTATTTTGAAAATTTTTAATATTAGAATTATTGAAGAAAAAATTATTCATTACAGATGTAATTGTAGTGAAGAAAAAATAGATAATATGTTGTTGGGACTAGGGAAAAAAGAGCTTAATGATATAATTGAAGACGGGAAAGACATAGAAATTTCTTGTAATTTCTGCGGTAAGAAGTACAAAAAAAGTATTGAACATATAAAAAATTTATTAAATAAACTTTAG
- a CDS encoding class IV adenylate cyclase has protein sequence MEKELEVKILNIDVEEVKAKLENLGARFLKSENQENIRLTSSKFDYIPKGSFLRIRKFLDKNGKEINSELTYKEHKENKFLKEFNEYNVSLKNSEEMLRILNFLGYDKLDIEKKFRTSYKLRNAYIDIDIWDKEVYPYPYMEIEVSNYDDLCEVLNLLGISEGEICLKSLPELKEELKNRS, from the coding sequence ATGGAGAAAGAGTTAGAAGTTAAAATTTTAAATATAGATGTTGAAGAAGTTAAAGCCAAATTGGAAAATTTAGGGGCAAGATTTTTGAAAAGTGAAAATCAAGAAAATATAAGGCTTACATCTTCAAAATTTGATTATATTCCAAAAGGAAGTTTTTTGAGAATTAGAAAATTTTTAGATAAAAATGGAAAAGAAATTAATTCAGAGTTAACATATAAAGAACATAAAGAAAATAAATTTTTAAAGGAATTTAATGAATATAATGTTTCTTTGAAAAATAGTGAAGAGATGTTAAGAATTTTAAATTTTTTGGGTTATGATAAACTTGATATAGAGAAAAAATTCAGAACATCATATAAATTAAGAAATGCTTATATTGACATTGATATATGGGATAAAGAAGTTTATCCGTATCCATATATGGAAATTGAAGTTTCCAATTATGATGATTTGTGTGAAGTTTTGAATTTGTTGGGAATAAGCGAAGGAGAAATTTGTCTTAAATCTTTACCTGAACTTAAAGAAGAATTAAAAAATAGGAGTTAG
- a CDS encoding metallophosphoesterase, with translation MIYGLSDLHLDYTGDKSMEVFGSAWENYEERMFKSWKEIVKDDDYVVVPGDISWALKIDEAYNDLKRIESLPGKKIFLKGNHDLWWSSLNKIKELNLKNMFFLQNNSFETEKYVFIGTRGWVSPKSSEFSEDTDRKIYNRELMRLKLSYDSVKNKEKEIICLFHYPPVEKNRTLNDFGLFVKEHNIKIVLYGHLHAYSLNNVVDEVVDGIEFHCISADYLKFIPRLIRR, from the coding sequence ATGATATACGGTTTATCTGATTTGCATTTAGATTATACTGGAGATAAGTCAATGGAGGTTTTTGGCTCCGCTTGGGAAAACTATGAAGAACGAATGTTTAAGTCTTGGAAAGAAATTGTAAAAGATGATGATTATGTCGTTGTACCCGGAGATATCTCTTGGGCATTAAAAATTGATGAGGCCTACAATGATTTAAAAAGAATTGAAAGCCTTCCGGGAAAGAAAATTTTTTTAAAGGGTAATCATGATTTATGGTGGAGTAGTCTTAATAAAATAAAAGAATTAAATTTAAAAAATATGTTCTTTTTACAAAATAATAGTTTTGAAACGGAAAAATATGTATTTATTGGAACGAGAGGATGGGTTTCTCCAAAATCTTCTGAATTTTCCGAAGATACAGATAGAAAAATATATAATAGAGAGCTTATGCGATTAAAACTAAGTTATGATTCTGTTAAAAATAAAGAAAAGGAAATAATTTGTCTTTTTCATTATCCACCGGTAGAAAAAAATAGGACTTTAAATGACTTTGGATTATTCGTTAAAGAGCATAATATAAAAATTGTTTTATATGGACATCTACATGCATATTCTTTGAATAATGTTGTGGATGAAGTAGTTGACGGAATAGAATTCCATTGTATTTCCGCAGATTACTTAAAATTTATCCCAAGACTTATTAGGAGATAA
- the leuS gene encoding leucine--tRNA ligase yields the protein MKNYDPKNIEKKWQDIWDEKKPFKCEINDKEKFYPLIEFPYPSGQGLHVGHPRPYTAMDVVSRKRRLEGQNVLFTMGWDAFGLPTENYAMKNKIHPEIVTKNNIANFKKQLKRIGFSFDWDREINTTDPEYYKWTQWIFMKMFEKGLAYKMEMPINFCTSCKVGLSNEEVVGGCCERCGSEVIHKVKNQWMLKITEYADRLIDDLDEVDFIDRVKTQQINWIGRSYGMEVKFQIKDIDDTILVYTTRPDTIFGATYMVISCEHPLLKKYEDRIKNKEEIEKYILEVQKKSEFERTEMNKDKTGVKIDGITAINPCTKKEIPVFISDYVLMTYGSGAIMAVPAHDTRDFDFAKKFGLEIVEVVSGGENVQEKAYTDTNNGIMVNSDFLNGLSVKEAKEKIFEYLSKLGIGNKKTNFKLRDWVFSRQRYWGEPIPLVYCEKCGWVAIPEEELPLKLPELESFEPTETGESPLSKIDEFVNCTCPKCGGKAKRETDTMPQWAGSSWYYLRYMDPNNKENLVGKDALKYFNQVDWYNGGMEHTTLHLLYSRFWHKFLYDIGVVNTKEPYLKRTSHGMILGENGEKMSKSRGNVVNPDEMIDKYGADALRCYEMFLGDFERSASWSDGGINGCRKFLDRVWKLQEITNSSEEMTKSLEKSIHKTIKKVSEDFESLKFNTAIAALMTLINEFYSVKEISREDLRIFLILLNPVSPHITEEIWEEMNFGGYIFEQTWPKYDEVKTIDSEVEMPIQINGKVRTTLMIPKDAKFEDFKESLYDNENVKKFIEGKTVVKEIFVPGKICNIVVK from the coding sequence ATGAAAAATTATGATCCGAAAAATATCGAAAAAAAATGGCAAGATATTTGGGATGAAAAGAAGCCTTTTAAATGTGAAATTAATGATAAAGAAAAATTCTATCCTTTAATAGAATTTCCATATCCTTCTGGTCAAGGACTTCATGTAGGACATCCAAGACCATATACTGCAATGGATGTTGTAAGTAGAAAAAGAAGACTTGAAGGGCAAAATGTATTGTTTACAATGGGTTGGGATGCTTTTGGTTTACCAACTGAAAACTATGCGATGAAAAACAAAATTCATCCGGAAATTGTAACAAAAAATAATATTGCAAACTTTAAAAAACAATTAAAGCGTATCGGATTTTCTTTTGATTGGGATAGAGAAATAAATACAACAGATCCTGAGTACTATAAATGGACTCAATGGATTTTTATGAAGATGTTCGAAAAAGGGCTTGCTTATAAAATGGAAATGCCAATAAACTTCTGTACTTCTTGTAAAGTAGGTTTATCAAATGAAGAAGTAGTTGGCGGTTGTTGTGAAAGATGTGGTAGTGAAGTTATTCATAAAGTTAAAAATCAATGGATGTTAAAGATAACAGAATATGCAGATAGACTTATTGATGACCTTGATGAAGTTGACTTTATTGACAGAGTTAAAACCCAACAAATTAATTGGATTGGTAGAAGTTATGGAATGGAAGTTAAATTCCAAATCAAAGATATTGATGATACTATTTTGGTATATACTACAAGACCTGATACAATTTTTGGTGCAACTTATATGGTTATATCCTGTGAGCATCCATTACTTAAAAAATACGAAGACAGAATAAAGAATAAAGAAGAAATAGAAAAATATATTTTAGAAGTTCAAAAGAAATCTGAATTTGAAAGAACTGAAATGAATAAAGATAAAACCGGGGTTAAAATTGATGGAATAACAGCAATTAATCCTTGTACTAAAAAAGAAATTCCTGTGTTTATTTCTGATTATGTTCTAATGACTTATGGTAGTGGAGCAATTATGGCAGTTCCTGCACATGATACTAGAGATTTTGATTTTGCTAAGAAATTTGGATTAGAAATAGTTGAAGTTGTTAGTGGTGGAGAAAATGTTCAAGAAAAAGCATATACGGATACTAATAATGGAATTATGGTTAATTCAGATTTTCTAAATGGACTTTCAGTTAAAGAAGCCAAAGAAAAGATTTTTGAATATTTATCAAAACTTGGTATTGGAAATAAGAAGACAAACTTTAAACTTCGTGACTGGGTATTTTCAAGACAAAGATATTGGGGAGAACCGATTCCTTTGGTATATTGTGAAAAATGTGGTTGGGTTGCAATTCCGGAAGAAGAACTACCTTTAAAACTTCCTGAACTTGAATCATTTGAACCTACAGAAACAGGAGAATCTCCACTTTCAAAAATTGATGAGTTCGTAAATTGTACTTGTCCTAAATGTGGAGGAAAAGCAAAGAGAGAAACTGATACAATGCCACAATGGGCGGGATCTTCATGGTATTATTTAAGATATATGGATCCTAATAATAAAGAAAATCTTGTCGGAAAAGATGCTTTAAAATATTTCAATCAAGTTGACTGGTATAATGGTGGTATGGAACATACTACATTGCACTTGTTGTATTCAAGATTTTGGCATAAATTTCTTTATGATATAGGTGTAGTAAATACAAAAGAACCTTATTTAAAAAGAACATCACATGGAATGATTCTTGGAGAAAATGGAGAAAAAATGTCTAAGTCAAGAGGAAATGTTGTAAATCCAGATGAAATGATTGACAAATATGGGGCAGACGCATTGAGATGTTACGAAATGTTCTTAGGAGATTTTGAAAGAAGTGCGTCTTGGTCTGACGGTGGAATTAACGGTTGTAGAAAATTCTTAGATAGAGTTTGGAAATTACAAGAAATTACAAATTCATCCGAAGAAATGACAAAATCTTTGGAAAAATCAATCCATAAGACAATTAAAAAAGTATCAGAAGATTTTGAAAGTCTTAAATTTAATACTGCAATAGCAGCTCTTATGACTTTAATTAATGAATTTTATTCAGTAAAAGAAATTTCAAGAGAAGATTTAAGAATATTCTTGATTTTATTAAATCCAGTTTCTCCACATATTACTGAAGAAATATGGGAAGAAATGAATTTTGGTGGATATATCTTTGAACAAACTTGGCCAAAATATGATGAAGTTAAAACAATTGATTCTGAAGTTGAAATGCCTATTCAAATAAATGGAAAAGTAAGAACAACATTAATGATTCCAAAAGATGCAAAATTTGAAGATTTTAAAGAATCACTTTATGATAACGAAAATGTTAAAAAATTTATAGAAGGAAAAACTGTTGTAAAAGAAATTTTTGTTCCGGGAAAAATTTGTAATATAGTTGTTAAATAA
- a CDS encoding cold shock domain-containing protein, producing the protein MKGTVKWFNAAKGFGFISTEDGEDVFVHYSALEETGEFRTLDEGQAVEFEIVEGAKGPQASGVVKL; encoded by the coding sequence ATGAAAGGAACTGTAAAGTGGTTCAATGCAGCTAAAGGATTTGGATTTATTTCTACTGAAGATGGAGAAGATGTATTTGTACATTATTCAGCATTAGAAGAAACTGGTGAATTTAGAACTTTAGATGAAGGACAAGCTGTTGAATTCGAAATAGTTGAAGGCGCTAAAGGTCCTCAAGCTTCTGGTGTTGTTAAGTTATAA
- a CDS encoding thymidine kinase, with protein MHQYKGKLILHTGSMFSGKTSSLWKDLNRFEIAKYETVVFKPKFDNRYADKEIVTHDNNKMRAIPVENIDEIIEYMKTSTASIIGIDEVQFIKGDINKIVETLNLFLENEFTVVLAGLDMDFKAEPFELVKELMPRADYLYKHHAVCANCGVDAWVSYRKTHDDERIKLGAAESYEPLCRKCYYEKEKIRKQMENQLSMLEDE; from the coding sequence ATGCATCAATATAAAGGTAAATTAATTTTACATACAGGTAGTATGTTCTCGGGGAAGACTTCAAGTTTATGGAAGGACTTAAATAGATTTGAAATTGCAAAATATGAAACTGTAGTCTTTAAGCCAAAATTTGATAATAGATATGCAGATAAAGAAATAGTTACTCATGATAATAATAAAATGAGAGCTATTCCGGTTGAAAATATTGATGAAATTATAGAATATATGAAGACGAGTACTGCAAGTATTATAGGAATTGATGAAGTACAATTCATCAAGGGAGATATTAATAAGATTGTTGAAACTTTAAATTTATTTTTAGAAAATGAATTTACAGTCGTATTAGCTGGTCTTGATATGGACTTTAAAGCTGAACCTTTTGAGTTAGTAAAAGAGTTGATGCCACGAGCTGATTATCTATATAAACACCATGCAGTTTGTGCAAATTGTGGTGTTGATGCTTGGGTTAGTTATAGAAAAACACATGATGATGAAAGAATAAAACTTGGAGCTGCAGAAAGCTATGAACCACTTTGTAGAAAATGTTACTATGAAAAAGAAAAAATCAGAAAGCAAATGGAAAATCAATTAAGTATGTTAGAAGATGAGTAA